The sequence CAACAAGGATACCTGGGTCCTGGAAAAAGATGACGCCGGAATCCCGAAACGGGACATGACCCTCACCGATCCCCGTTGCGTCTTCCAGATGATGAAAGCGCACTATTCCCGTTATTCAATGGACAAGGTCTCCAGCGTCACCGGTGTTTCCAAGGAAAACCTCTTGAAGGTTTATCAGGCATACAGCGCGACCGGCGTCCCGGACAAGGCGGGTACGGAATGCTATGCCCTGGGATGGACACACCATACGGTCGGCAGCCAGAACATCCGGACCATGTCCATCATCCAGTTGCTGCTGGGCAACATGGGCATCGCCGGCGGCGGGATCAACGCGATGCGCGGCGAGCCGAATGTCCAGGGTTCCACGGACCAGGCCGTTCTGTACAATATCCTGCCCGGCTATCTGAAGATGCCCTCCGCGTCCATCGATACGATTGACCACTATCTCGAGAAGTACACCCCCGTGTCGAAGGACCCCCAATCGGCCAATTACTATCAGAACTATCCGAAATTTTTCATCAGTTTCCTGAAGGCCCTTTTTGACGACAAGGCCACGAAAGAAAACGGTTTCGGTTACAACTGGCTTCCCAAGCTGGACGACGGGAAGCATTATTCCACGATGCACCTGTTCGACGCGATGTATGCGGGCAAGGTGAAGGGGTACTTCTGCGTTGGCGCGGACACGGCCGTCAGCACTCCAAATACGACGAAAGTGCGCAAGGCGATGGAAAACCTGGAATGGCTGGTGGGTGAAAACATTTTCAACAATGAAACCTACGAATTCTGGAGAGGCCCGGGCGTCGATCCCAAAAAGATCAAGACGGAATGCTTCCTCCTGCCCGCCGCCGCGACGATGGAAAAGGAAGGCTCGCAGAGCAATTCCGGCCGCATGATCCAGTGGAAGTATAAAGCCGCCGAAGCTCCCGGCGATGGTCTGCCCGTGGGTGAAATCGAAATAAAGATCATGAAGGCGGTCAAAGAGTTGTATGTCAAGGAAGGCGGTCCCAATGCCGAACCCATTGTCAATCTCTACTGGGATTATCTGGACGGCAAGGGACACTTCGACGCCCTGAAAGTTTGCAAACGTTTGAATGGTTTCTTTTTGCAGGATACGGTCATTGAAGACAAGGCCAAGGGCACGAAGACCGAATATAAAAAGGGCCAGCTCGTGCCGGGCTTCGGCAACCTTCAGGACGACGGGTCAACAGCTTCCGGCAACTGGGTCCATTGCGGCAGTTTCGGAGCGGACGGCGAGAACAAGATGGCCAAGCGTGGGAAGGAGGATCCAACCGGATTGGGGATCTACCCCAACTGGGCGTATGTCTGGCCCGTCAACCGCAGGATCATGTACAATCGGGCTTCTTGTGATCCAACTGGCAAGCCTTGGGATCCAAAGCGGAAGGTTCTTGAATGGGTTGGCGACAAGTGGGTGGGCGATGTGCCCGATGGCCCCTGGCCGCCGCTGGCGGACAAGGAAAATGGGAAACTGCCCTTCATTATGAAAACGGACGGCGTGGGCGCGATCTTCGGCCCCGGCATGGTCGATGGCCCCTTCCCGGAGCACTATGAACCGCTGGAAGGCCCGCTGGACAAGAATCCGCTGAACGGGCAGCTTTTCAATCCGGCCGCCGAGATCTTCAAGAGTGATCTTGACAAGGTCGAGCGCGCCAGCAAGAAGTTCCCCTATGTCTGTACGACTTACTCCTGTACGGAGCACTGGTGCACCGGAGCTTTGACCCGTTGGCAGGCCTGGCTTCTGGAAGCCATGCCGGCAGCCTATATGGAAATCGGCGATGCCCTGGCCAAGGAAAAAGGCATTACAAACGGGGAACGTATCCGAGTTTCGTCCGTTCGTGGATCCGTGACCTGCGTGGCGATGGTGACCAAGCGTTTCAAACCC comes from Syntrophus gentianae and encodes:
- the fdnG gene encoding formate dehydrogenase-N subunit alpha, which produces MDITRRGFLHLSGAVGSGIALSTLGINLKPARAYADELNKMNRVKAAKQVTTVCAYCSCGCGLVCSVDKMTGKIFNIEGDADHPINEGTLCAKGAGFFDLTEANKHRLTKVLYRAPYATEWEEKSWDFAIPRIARLIKDTRDKEFIAKNAKGELVNRCESIGHYGSSNVDNEECWLMTVKSRALGMVYIDHQARVUHSPSVAALGESFGRGSMTNHYTDMRNSDCILIMGSNAAEHHPMAFRWMLKAKERGATLIHVDPRYTRTSARCDYHVPLRSGTDIAFLGGMINYILSNDKWFKEYVLYYTNASFIVGKDYTFNDGLFSGYDAEKRKYNKDTWVLEKDDAGIPKRDMTLTDPRCVFQMMKAHYSRYSMDKVSSVTGVSKENLLKVYQAYSATGVPDKAGTECYALGWTHHTVGSQNIRTMSIIQLLLGNMGIAGGGINAMRGEPNVQGSTDQAVLYNILPGYLKMPSASIDTIDHYLEKYTPVSKDPQSANYYQNYPKFFISFLKALFDDKATKENGFGYNWLPKLDDGKHYSTMHLFDAMYAGKVKGYFCVGADTAVSTPNTTKVRKAMENLEWLVGENIFNNETYEFWRGPGVDPKKIKTECFLLPAAATMEKEGSQSNSGRMIQWKYKAAEAPGDGLPVGEIEIKIMKAVKELYVKEGGPNAEPIVNLYWDYLDGKGHFDALKVCKRLNGFFLQDTVIEDKAKGTKTEYKKGQLVPGFGNLQDDGSTASGNWVHCGSFGADGENKMAKRGKEDPTGLGIYPNWAYVWPVNRRIMYNRASCDPTGKPWDPKRKVLEWVGDKWVGDVPDGPWPPLADKENGKLPFIMKTDGVGAIFGPGMVDGPFPEHYEPLEGPLDKNPLNGQLFNPAAEIFKSDLDKVERASKKFPYVCTTYSCTEHWCTGALTRWQAWLLEAMPAAYMEIGDALAKEKGITNGERIRVSSVRGSVTCVAMVTKRFKPFTIEGKTVHQVGMPFNYGWLFPKGTKDDSTNFLTPTVGDANTFCPEYKAFMVNVEKL